The Candidatus Acidiferrales bacterium genome contains the following window.
ACGAGTTCAAACCGGATACGGTCATACTTGCTGTTCAGACGCGGGATATTGTACCGGAACTTTGGCGTGATTTCTCGAGCCTCGAGACGGCGGACATATCCAAAACGATAAAACACACTATTTCCGAATTTCACAATTGGGCGCAAGCGTTTCGAAGACAGAGTCATGCGCACCTAATCATTCATGATCTGGAGCAGCTGGGTTTTTCTAATCAGGGAATCTTGGATAATCAATCTTCCAAGGGACAATGCGCTTCCATCCGTGAAGTGAACCAAGGACTGGGCGAGGTTGTCCAAAGCGTTCGCGGAACTTACATTCTGGATTATGACGCGCTCGTGGCGCGACATGGCCGGCTCGGCTGGCATGACGAAAGAAAATGGTTGACCGTTCGCCTGCCGATTGGCGCAGGCCACCTCGTGCACATGGCTGAGGAGTGGTTGCGATTCCTGCAGCCGCTGGCTGGAAAAATTGCGAAGGTCCTCGTCCTCGATCTGGACAACACTCTTTGGGGTGGCATCATTGGTGAGGATGGCTTCGACGGCATCCAGGTCGGCGTGGAATATCCTGGCGCTGCGTTTCAGGCACTCCAACGGACCGCTATGGATCTTTACCGCCGTGGCATTCTGCTGGCCATCTGTAGCAAGAACAATCTTGATGAAGCCATGGCCGTCTTAGAAAAGCATCCGCATATGTTGCTCCGGCCGCAGCACTTTGCAGCCATGCGGATTAATTGGCAGGACAAGCCGCAGAATCTGCGTGAAATCGCGGCCGAACTAAACGTTGGAATCGATTCGCTCGCATTAGCCGACGACAATCCCGCGGAACGGCGGCGCGTGCGCCTGGACATTCCTGAAATGACGGTCATTGATCTACCAGAGAATCCGATGGAGTATGCGCAAGCCCTCCAGGAATGCCCCGCCTTTGAGAGATTGACGCTTTCTGCCGAAGATCGCGAGCGGCCCAAGTACTACGTTGCCGAACGCGAACGAACGCACCTAGAACAGAGTTCCGCGTCGCGCGAAGATTTTCTCCGAAGCCTTCGACAGCAAGCGGAAGTCGCTGGCGTTTCGCCGGGCACTGTAGCGCGCGTTGCGCAGTTGACGCAGAAGACGAATCAATTCAACCTGACGACTCGGCGATATTCCGAGCAAGAAATCTCTCACATGGCATCTCTGCCAGATTGTCAGGTGTTGTCGATTCGCGTGAAAGACAGGTTTGCAGATAATGGACTCATTGGTGTGGCCGTCACGCGCGACAAGGATGGCGTTTGCGAACTGGATACGTTCTTGCTTAGTTGCCGCGTAATTGGCCGTTCCGTTGAGACCGCGCTGCTTTCCTATCTGGTAGCGTGCGCTCGCGCACGCGGCAATCGTGAACTGAGAGGCTGGTTCCTTCCCACAAAGAAAAACGCGCCGGCGAAAGAATTCTATTCTTCACACGGATTTGTGATGATTGATCAGAACGACAAAGGGTCGCTGTGGCGGTTGGATTTGTCCAATTCATCCATCCCCTGCCCTGAGTGGGTCGAAATCATTTCCAACGGCGGAGATCATAATTGACGCTGTCTATTGTCCAGAAAATCCAACGCATTGCTGCCGACCTGTTCCAAGTTCCTGCAGAGAGCATCACGGTGAGTTCAAGCCCAGAAAGTATTCCCAATTGGGATTCAGTTCAGCAGCTCAATCTGATTCTCGCTGTCGAACAAGAATTCAACGTTCAATTTGAACCAGAGGAACTGGATCGGATGCACTCTATCGGCGACATCATCAGCCAGCTGCAAACGAAGAGCGCCTCGCAGTCCTGACGGGAAACTAGCCTCCATGCCGATCACCATCCAACCTTACACAGAGTCGTTCGTCCCTGCGGTGAAGAATTTCAATCGGCGCTTGAAATCGGCCGGCTGCTTTTCTGATTTTTTGTTTTTTGAACACCACTTATCGGATTCGCTTCCGAAAATCCCGGGACAAGACCTTTACGAGGAATATTTTCTCGCCGTTGAAGATGGCACCGTACGAGGCGGATTCGCCTTGAAACATCAACAATTTTCTTTTTTGGGAGAGCTTAAGCCGATCGTCTTCTACCATTTCCCTCTTTCGGAGGGGATCGTCGACAAGACGTACACGAATGTGGGCGTTCACATGCTCAGGAAGGCCTGGCGCGATAATCCGCTTATGTTTGCCTTGGGCATGGGCGGGTTCGAACAGCCCCTACCCCGTATGCTCAAGGCTTTGGGTTGGAGCATGTGTCTTGTACCTTTCTATTTCAGGGTTCTGCGTCCCTTCCGGTTTTTGCGTGGGATGGCGGAATTGCGGGAATCGGCCACAAAACGGCTGGCGATGGATGCGGCAGCGTTTACAGGAATGGGCAGTGTCGCGATTCGAGTCATTCAAGGATTTAAGTCGTCAAGAAAAGGCATAGGGCAAACGTTCGTCGCACAGGAGATTTACGAATTTGACGAATGGGCGAACTTCCTATGGAAGAAATGTAATTCACAATACGCAATGCTCGGGGACCGCACGAGCAGAGCGCTCAATCTTTTGTACCCGGCGGAAACCGAGCGATTCATTCGCGTGAAAGTGGAGGCCAGTGGCGAACCAATAGGTTGGCTGGTGTTATTGGACACGCAGATGCACAACAATAGACATTTCGGTGACCTTCGCGTCGCCTCGATCGTCGATTGTTTGGCGCCGCTCGAAAATGCCGCTGAAGTCATCCGGGCTGGGACGCAATTCCTGCAAGAAAAACGTATTGACCTGATCATTTCCAATCAGTCCCACACTGCATGGGTCGCCGGACTGGAGCGAAGCGGTTTTCTTCAAGGACCTTCAAATTGCGTGTTTGCTGCTTCTCCTAAGCTGGCGGAATTGCTGCAGCCCTTTACGGAGAAGGTTCGTGAATCGCATCTGAATCGAGGTGACGGCGACGGCCCAATTCACCTTTGATTCAGCATAAAATTCCTGTGGGACTCGCTCAACGTAGATCACCCCTGCTTTATGAGCCTGCATCGAGACGAATCACTTCAGCTTCAATATGTAGACATGTGCTTCGTAGGGGCGGAACGAATCTGAAAAACCGTCTTGCGCATCGATCGGCAAGGTTCGGTTTTCCGAATATACTTCAACCGATTGCAAACCCTGTGGAACATTCGAAAGAGAAAAACGCACATCCTTGGCTTCTGTTGGCGAGTCATTGCTTGCAAAAATAACTTCGCGTGAAAAATCTGACTTCACGAGAATTTGAATTTTCGAGCCATTGGGCAATTTAACGAATCCACTTCGCGCCGGGAGAATGAGAATGGAATTCAGCGCGGTGACTTCATCGGAGAGCTTCTTGAAATCGTAATATGGCTGCTGATTGTGGCGCGCATACCATTCTCCTTCGATGCCCTGCGCACTCACAAATCCCCACCACCAAATCCCATTCGCGCCGTGAATAATGGAGGTATAGGCGGAATATTTCATCTGATCGTACGTCGGAAATTTTCCCCATTGCCGCATGAGCTGCAAAACCATCCATACCGGACGCGCGTGCTCGACCTGCCGTTCCGTTTCCTGCGTCCACAACGGCACGCGCAGCATTGGCGGCTCATAAAGGGGGAGCACAGGCATGACCAGCTTCAACCCAAGCGCATATTCGTCGGCGTTGATTGGTATGCCTACGGGATAGGGGTCACAACCGATTGCGTCCGCCGCGTCGCGCCAGCGAAAGATCTGATTGGCGCTGATCAGCGCTCCGAATGCGACAGAGCCGGAATTGTTTTCGCGCAGCACTTTGTATTGATCGAATACCGTCGGAAGCTCCTCGAGTTTCGGCTCGTCGAATGTGTAATAGCCAATGCCGCCGCGCTTCCCGCGCATCATTTTTCCCGCGAGTTCCCAGAGTTTTTCGTCAGAAAGCGAGCCGGCCCAAAACGGGCGATAGCGATTCGTCTTCACCCAGTTGTTGACCGTCTGCAGATACCCGACGCCATAGTGCCCGAGCGCCTCAAGGGCAGGGTCAAGCTGATCATAAATTGCAGGCGGTCCAGGCGCCATTGCTGACCATGGCGCAAAGTTAATCAACGCGTTCGTGTGCGTGTCCTGATAATTCTGCAGCCTGCCCTTTCCGTCAAAACCTTTTATCGCCGTCTCATACTCCCGCGCTGTTCGGTACATGCACAGCTGGCAGGCATAGGCTCCGCTGGTGCGGTCGTAGACTCCCCACACAAATTCTTTCTGCCCGTTGTGCACCAGAAAATTGTCCGTATCGATGTAGTTCACCAAACTCGCCTGGAACGTGCTGCTCACCTTCGTCACCCGGTAATCCGGATAGCTCGACACCACCGCTCCGGTGCTGTCCAGCAGGTTGGTGTGGATCAGATACGAACCTAATGCCAGTGAAGTCCCGTCGATATCGATTTCCTGTGTGGCTTGGGCGGCTTGCTGCACGGTGTTGACGATGCTGCCACCTTCGGTTTGCAGGACGATCTGCGCGCTCATGCCGGAGGGACTGGCGACTTCGACGTGCAGGCGGATGGTTTGCGAGCCGGTCTGCCAGAGGTAGCCGCGGAAGTTGGGGTAGAGCAGGAAAGTAGAGATGGGCAGCGGCATCTCCGGCTGCGCCGTCACATCGTCAAACCACAGCGTTCCGCGTGGCGCCTGGCCGCGCGGAGCAACCGGCATCAGACGGATGCGCAGCTTGTCGCCGTCATGCAAGGGCAGCACGTCGACATCGCGGAGAACGATCTGCGTCCAATCCGTGCCAACCGATGTCTCTGCTGTACTGCCGACCGGCAGCGTTCCATCCGTGTCGTTGAATACATAAATTCTGGCTTGCAGATTGCCGCCCGCAGAAGTCTTCGCCCATACGCTGAAAGCGTAAGGGGAGCCAGCCTTGAACACAAATTCGGGAGGCGACGCAAAACCTCCGCATAGAAAGCCTGCATCATAACGCAGCGAATGCGATCCGGAATGAGAAACAGCCGAATCGAGAGTAAAGCACCGGGGAATAGACCATCCGAGCGTTCCCGATTCTAGCCCCGCGTTCTCGAGTACATTCGCTCCAAGTTGTCGCGCGGGCGGCAGCGCCATCAATCCGCCTGCTATCGTCGAGCCGGGCCCGAGGCCGCTCTCCTTTTTGGCGCTCGTCTTGGGCAGGACACAAAAAACAGCAACGACCGCACTCAGAAAGAAAGTCGCTGCGATTTCGATTCGGCAATGGCGAAAAATCATAGACCTCATTCTAACCCCGGGCGATTGGTCCGGGCTACAATTTGAGGTCTCATTAGAAGGTCTCGCATTCAAAGTGAAATCTCCGCCATTAATCCTTACAAAAAGGCTACGATGCTATAGCGCAAGAGCAGAACCGACGGATGTTTCCTCGGAGTGTGCCTTGGAGACCAAACCAAAAATCTTGCACGTAGAAGTTGGCGGTACTTATGGCGGATCGCTGAGAGCCTTGGAATTATATTTGGCGCACTGCAATCGACAAGAGCTGGCGCACGACTTGCTGTTCTACTATCCGACTCCAAATGCAGAAAAGCTTGCGCCGCACGTGGAGAAACTGACGACACTCTACCGGGCCGCGCCGGCATGGCTGAGCCAATCCTCTGGAAGCCAGCGTTCGGAGAGCAGCAAATTGCGACGCCTTGCGCGGCACCCTGGAATTGCCGCAATGCGAAACTGGATATCTCTCGTCCGGCAATTTCCCATCGCACGTCGGCTGGCGCAAGTCATCCGAGAAGGGAGCTACGACTTAGTTCATGTCAATAACACTTTCACTTACCAGGCTCCGACGCTCCTTGCAGCAAGATTAGCTGGCATTCCCGTCGTCGCGCACGTGCGCAATCCTGTGACGAACACTCAGTTCGCTCGCTTTCTCGCTCGACGAGCGAGATGTCTAGTGTCTGTGGCCGACGTGCATTCGGAGAACATCCGCAAAATGGACGCCTCATTGCGCGTTGTAACCTGCCGGGATGCGGTCGAGCGCGTTTTGGTCAACCCTGAGAGTTCCCGCTTATTGCATGACGCGCTCGCAAAGAAAGGCGAGATCTTGGTTGGCTCGCTTGGAAGACTCGATCCGCAGAAGGGCTTCGAGTTCCTGATACGAGCGGCAGCGCTTGTCGTCAAAGAAGCGCCGAACGTTCGGTTTGCCGTCGCTGGCGACGGCACTCAGAAAAAACAGCTCGAAGAACTCATTGTCTCCCTCAGCTTACAGGAACATTTTCGGCTCATAGGGTTTCGTTCGGATTCCGGGAACTTTCTTGCTGCATTGGACGTTTACGCCGTCTCTTCATTGTGGGAGGGATTGCCGCTTGCCTTGCTTGAGGCGATGCAACTGAAAAAGGCTGTAGTGGCAACAGCGGTCGGGGGAATTCCCGAGGTTGTGCGGGATCATGTAAACGGCATCCTAGTGCCACCTCAAGAAACAGAGAAACTTGCCGCGGCGATTCTGGAAGTGATTCGCAATCGTGAATTGAGATTTGGACTGGGTGATATTGCGCCGAAGGCCGCTGAGCCATTCTGTGACTTGAAGGCGCGAGCAGCCGAACTGGATTCCTTATTTCCCGCCGTACTAGACACACGCCTCCACGATGAGATGCGCCATCGGAATGCGAGGCCTACTGTAATGTGATGATGTACACGTGAGCGTCGTAAGGCGCGAAGGAATCAGTGAAGCTCAGACCGCTAAGGTTCAGCGTGCGATTCTCGCTATAGACCGTCACTGTCGAGTTCGACGGCGTGACGATAGAAGCAAGATTGAACGTCACGTTATTCACGGCCGAGGCCGAGTCGCTTGTGGCGAAGATCACAACCTGCGTAGGGCTGGCTTTCACCCGCGTTTCAATCTGATTGCTCGAGACAGAGCTGAGGTCCTGCGGTTGTGGAGGAGAAATCAAGTAAGACTGCAAAGCCTGCACTTCCCCGGAAAGCTGTTTGAAGTCGAAATAAGCCTGATAATTCTGGCGCTGATACCATTCTTCTTCAATGCCCGCGCCGCTCACGAAACCCCACCACATGATGCCATTGGCGCCGCCAATGATCGCCTTGTACGCAGATTGTTTCATTTCTGCGTAGGTCGGGAACTGTCCCCACTGGCGCCAGAGTTGCAGAACTGCCCAAACCGGACGGCTTTTGAACACCTGTTGCTCGCTTCCTTCCGTCCAGAGTGAGACTCGGACGGTTGGGGCAATGTACAAAGAAGATGTGGCCGCAACCTCCGGGGCTCCCACGGCGTATTCGTCCGCTCCGACAGGAACTCCTATGGGGTAGGGGTCGCAACCAGTCACATCGCTGATATCGCGCCAGCGATAAATCTGGTCAGCAGTGATGAGCGCGCCCCAGGCAACGGAGCCGGGATTGTACTGCCTTAGGGTTTGATACTGCGCAAAAACACCGGGGAGCATTCCTAGCTTTGGCTCGTCGTAAGTGTAGTATCCAAGACCGCCAGATTTCCCCGCCATCATGCTCGCGGCCAGTTGCCACAACTGCGGATCCGTCAAGGACGTCGCCCAGAATGGCCTGTACTGATTGCCAGAAATCCAGTTGTTCACGGTTTGCAGATACCCGACTCCTTCGCTCTGAAGTGCCTGCATCGCAGGGTCGAGTTGGTCGTATACGGCAGGCGGCCCCGGCGACATTGCCGACCATGGCGCAAAATTGGTCATGGCATTTAGTTGCGTGTCCCCGTAATTCCCGATTGTGCCTAGATTGTTGAACCCAGCAATGTTGTTGTCATATGCTGCCGCGGTTGTGTACATGCAAAGGCTGCAGCGAATGCTGCTGGTGCGGTCGTACACGCCCCACACAAATTCCTTCTGCCCGTTGTGCACCAGAAAATTGTCCGTATCGATGTAGTTCACGAGACTCGCTTGGAATGTGCTGCTCACCTTCGTCACCCGGTAATCCGGATAGCTCGACACTACCGCTCCGGTGCTGTCCAGCAGGTTGGTGTGGATCAGATACGAACCTAATGCCAGTGAAGTCCCGTCGATATCGATTTCCTGTGTGGCTTGGGCGGCTTGTTGCACGGTGTTGACGATGCTGCCACCTTCGGTTTGCAGGACGATCTGCGCGGTCATCCCTGAGGGGGTGCCGGCTTCGACGTGCAGGCGGATGATTTGCGAGCCGGTCTGCCACAGGTAGCCGCGGAAGTTGGGGTAGAGCAGGAAAGTAGAGATGGGCAGCGGCATCTCCGGCTGCGCCGTCACGTCGGAGAACCATACTGTCCCACTAGGCGTTTGCCCACTAGGCGCGGATACCACTAAGCGCGCTTCGATATTGTCTCCATTATGCAGCGGCAGCATGTCGAAATCCGGAACGCTGATGTATGTCCAGTTCGTCCCAACGGTCACGGGACTATTGCCTCCGACGGAAAGCCCGCTGTCCGTCCCGTCGGCGAGTTTAATTTGAGCTTCAAGATTGCTGCCTACAGAGGCTTTTACCCACGCACCGATTGTGTATGAGGTGTTCGCTTGAAAAACGAAATTGGGAGCATATGCAGCTGAAGCGCAAGATGAACCTGCCGCGTACTTGAGCGATGCCGAGGCTCCTGTGTATGCAACCGTTGAATCCATGCTCCAGCAGGTTGGAATGTACCATCCCGTATTTCCATTTTGCATGTTCCCGTTCGGCAGGATGTTGCTTCCGAGCTGACGGCTCGGCGGGAGCGCAAGCAGGCCTCCAGCCATCGTCGACCCCGGCCCAACATTTCCTGACGTATTGCTGGAAATCGTTATGCTCAGCGTTTGCGTTGCGGTGTTTGGCGGCATCGCCGAGTCGTTCACTTGAACTGTAAACGAGAATTGCCCCGTCGCAGTTGGTACCCCGCCGATAGCTCCACTCGCGCTATCAATAGCCAGGCCCGGCGGAAACTGTCCAGAGGTCACGCTCCAACTATAGCCGGGAACCCCACCAGATGCTTGAAGCGCCACGGAGTAACCCTGGCCCACAACTCCGCCGAGGAGTGAAGTCGTATTGATTTGCAGCGACGATTGAGGTTGCGTCGTGCCGATTTGGATGTTCAGCGACTGTTGCGCGGAGAGTCCGGTCGAATCCTTGACAGCCAAAGTGAACGTCGATTGGCCAGACTGCGTTGGCGTACCCGCGATTCCTCCTGTAGCGGCTGAAAGAACTAGTCCGACAGGAAGCGCACCTGAAGTGATGCTCCACGTGTAAGGGGCTGTTCCGCCGGTCGCAGTGGCGGCAGTGCTGTATGCGACGCCCACTTGACCCGCCGGCAGATTAACGGTCGAAATCTTCAGGGCACTGCCGGGTGTCACCACGCTAACCTGTAGAGCCTGCGTCGCGCTCGTCGTCGGCGAAGCAGAGTCTTGGACCTGAACCGTGAAAGTATAGTTGCCAGCGACCGTAGCTTTGCCGGCGATCGTGCCGGTTGCGCCGGTTAGAGAAATTCCCGGAGGGAGCGAGCCAGAAGTAATGCTCCACAGATATGGTGTCTGACCTCCCGTCGCATTAAGCAAGACCTTGTAGGACATCATCGGCTGCGTAGTCGGTAGAGCTGTCGTAGTGATTGCCACAGCAGATTGCTGGGAGAGGTTTTTTGATCCAGCCCCCGCCGTTAATCCACAACCGGATTCTAGAAACGGGAGAAACACCAGGAACAAAAGAAGGATGAGTAGCGATCGAGCCGCACCAACTACGTCGGTGCCACCTGCTAGACGAGCGCTTCGACAGTTGGGAGCATAACTAGCCAGTTTATTAATTACACGAGTACTGCACCCCATCCCGTAGCCTCCCTAAACCAACGCCGGTCGCCCCCATTACCGGCTTTGAGCACTATGTTGAACTGTAAAGGGGCTCCAAAACACCTGCTCGCAGGGCGAGAAAAGGGGCAGGAATAAACTACCTGTACGGCGAGTGGTCCTTTGGACAGGTTATGCGGCCATCGGCAATCTGTGGATTGCAAGTACTTCACGCACTAGAAGGCGCTCAGTCCCGGGTGTTTGGGTATCAAACTCCATCGACCCTATGACCACCCCTGGAAGACCCCCCGAACGAGATAAAGACCTTCGCAAGTGCTTACAGCCAACGCAGTGGTCTTGCCTTACCTGATTGCCATAGTGCTATTCTTAGGAAGAAGTCTCTCTGTGTATGTGCAATGTTTTGCAACTAATCCGACTGTCTCATATATGCACCGGAAAACGCGAATCGCTAAATTTAAGTCGTTTATTATGTTTAATATAATAGGATGATTGGGAGTGCGATACATATAGTTAGGTACTCGTCTTGCACTGAAAAACTGCGCAGTTGTGCTGCAATGGTCTGTCACTTATCATCAGTAAGTCTGGTGGCGCTGTTGCGATCCCAACCAGCAGATTATTGGGAAGCGATATAAGGAAGAAGGAAGAATGGAACCGACTGCAGCGGGGGCCATTTCGACGACAAGGACAATCCAAGAGCGGGTACCTTGGTCCGCCTGGCTGGCAGGCTTATCCGTTCTATTCCTGGTTCTTTATGGGCCAATCCTGGAGTCGTTAGTTCTCAATTGGTGGAGAGACCCGAACTACGGCCATGGTTTCTTGGTTCCGGTCTTTGCGGGCTATGCGTTTTGGAAGCAGCGTGATTCCCTGGCTAAGATCGCCTTGAAGCCAACGAACCTTGGCTTCCTTGTCATGCTCGCAGCTATTGCTCTGTTGCTATTGGGTTCGCTTGGCGCAGAGCTTTTTACTAGCCGGTTTTCGATGTTGGTGCTGATTTCTGGTTGTGTTCTGTTTTTGGGAGGGTGGAAGTTCCTGCGCGCAATAACGTTCCCGCTGGGTTTTTTGATTTTGATGATTCCTATCCCGACGATTATCTACAACCAGATCACGTTTCCTCTGCAACTTTTGGCTTCTCGCTTCGCGACTTTCTGGCTCCAATTGATCAACGTTCCGGTTTTGCGTGAAGGCAATCTTATCATCCTGCCGAACTATACGCTCGAGGTCGTGGACGCGTGCAGCGGCATTCGCTCTTTGATGACGCTGATCACACTTGCCATTGCCTATGGCTACCTGGTGGAGCGCAGGGTTTGGGTTCGGTGGCTTCTCGTGATCCTCATGATTCCCATCGCGATCGTCAGCAATGCCATCCGGATTATGGGTGCGGGCGTATTGACGTTTCACTATGGTCCTACCATGGCCGAAGGTTTTTTCCATGAGTTTTCCGGCTGGGTAATTTTTGTCGCCGCATTGGTACTGATGTTCGTTTGCCACTGGATCCTTCGCAGAGTTCCATTCGGCAGGGAGAGCAAAGAAAATGGGTAGCTGGCGGATGACCGTGCGTCTTTGCATCGTAGCGGCCACGCTTCTAGGTGGGACAGTCCTGCTTCACGCGATGAGTCACGGTGAACCTGTCGTAGCGCGCGAATCCTTCAGCAGCCTGCCGTATAGCATTGGAGATTGGTCCGGGCGGCAAATTCCTATGACGGCGAACCCCACTGACGATGCGCGAATTGTTCAGGCACTCAGCGTCACGGATTACACTAGCCGGGAGTATACGACTGGGCTTTCTATCCCGCCGGTCGATCTTTACATCGGCTATTATGCGAGCCAGAGAACTGGCGACACGATTCATTCGCCGAAAAATTGCTTGCCCGGTGCCGGGTGGGAGCCTACTCATGTTGGCGACGCCACAATCACGCTGTTGAATGGGAAGAAAATCGTCGTCAATGATTACGTGATTGCGCAAGGCCTCAACAAGGAACAGGTATTCTATTGGTATCAGGGTCGCGGCCGCGTCATCGCGAGTGAATATTGGGGGAAATTTTGGATGATCGACGACGCGATCACAAAAAATCGAACGGATGGCGCGCTGGTTCGAGTCATAACCCCTATTTTAGGAAATGACACGGCTCAGGCGCGCGCACGCCTGGTGAACTTCACTCGGCAGCTCTTTCCGTTGCTTGGCAAATACATTCCGAATTAGAGGATTTAGATAGGGAGAAATTCTATGAAACGCGCATGGATTCGGGTTATGGCGGCTCTGGTTTCGACTCTCGCCGCATCTTTGCTGCTGGCATCTTGTGCCACGAACCCGCAAAAGGCAAAGCTCGCTTACCTCACCAAAGGCCAGGACTACATGAAAAAGAGCCAGTATGCGAGTGCGGCCATCGAGTTTAGGAACGCGCTCAAGGTCGACCCCAAATATGCGGAGGCCTATTACCAGCTTGCGCTCGCTAGCGAAGCACAGGGTGACCTGAAGACCGCCTACGGCGCCCTAAACCAAGCCATTTCCGTGGATCCAAGCCGCTCCGATATTCGCCTCGCGCATGGCGGCTTTTTGCTGGCAACCAGGAATCCCCAGTATTATTCCGACGCCGCCAGCGACGCCAATTTCGTCCTCAAGCAGGACCCGAAGAATGTGGATGCCCATCGCCTTCTCGGAATGATTTACGGCAGCGAAAATAAATACGATCAAGCACTCGAGGAATTCGCCAAAGTCGTGACGATCAATCCGAACGATGCCAGATCGTATGTGGATTTGGGACTGGTCAATCTGCAAATGGGACACACTTCTGACGCCGAAGACAACGAGAAAAAGGCCATTCAGGTGAATCCAAAGTATTTGGCTGCTTATGCAGCTTTGGCTGACGTCTATCGAATTCAAAAGCAGCTGGGACTTGCGGAGCAAGCCCTTCAGCGGGGAATCCAGGCAAATCCCGATGCTATAAAGCTATATG
Protein-coding sequences here:
- the xrtA gene encoding exosortase A; amino-acid sequence: MEPTAAGAISTTRTIQERVPWSAWLAGLSVLFLVLYGPILESLVLNWWRDPNYGHGFLVPVFAGYAFWKQRDSLAKIALKPTNLGFLVMLAAIALLLLGSLGAELFTSRFSMLVLISGCVLFLGGWKFLRAITFPLGFLILMIPIPTIIYNQITFPLQLLASRFATFWLQLINVPVLREGNLIILPNYTLEVVDACSGIRSLMTLITLAIAYGYLVERRVWVRWLLVILMIPIAIVSNAIRIMGAGVLTFHYGPTMAEGFFHEFSGWVIFVAALVLMFVCHWILRRVPFGRESKENG
- a CDS encoding Ig domain-containing protein produces the protein MAITTTALPTTQPMMSYKVLLNATGGQTPYLWSITSGSLPPGISLTGATGTIAGKATVAGNYTFTVQVQDSASPTTSATQALQVSVVTPGSALKISTVNLPAGQVGVAYSTAATATGGTAPYTWSITSGALPVGLVLSAATGGIAGTPTQSGQSTFTLAVKDSTGLSAQQSLNIQIGTTQPQSSLQINTTSLLGGVVGQGYSVALQASGGVPGYSWSVTSGQFPPGLAIDSASGAIGGVPTATGQFSFTVQVNDSAMPPNTATQTLSITISSNTSGNVGPGSTMAGGLLALPPSRQLGSNILPNGNMQNGNTGWYIPTCWSMDSTVAYTGASASLKYAAGSSCASAAYAPNFVFQANTSYTIGAWVKASVGSNLEAQIKLADGTDSGLSVGGNSPVTVGTNWTYISVPDFDMLPLHNGDNIEARLVVSAPSGQTPSGTVWFSDVTAQPEMPLPISTFLLYPNFRGYLWQTGSQIIRLHVEAGTPSGMTAQIVLQTEGGSIVNTVQQAAQATQEIDIDGTSLALGSYLIHTNLLDSTGAVVSSYPDYRVTKVSSTFQASLVNYIDTDNFLVHNGQKEFVWGVYDRTSSIRCSLCMYTTAAAYDNNIAGFNNLGTIGNYGDTQLNAMTNFAPWSAMSPGPPAVYDQLDPAMQALQSEGVGYLQTVNNWISGNQYRPFWATSLTDPQLWQLAASMMAGKSGGLGYYTYDEPKLGMLPGVFAQYQTLRQYNPGSVAWGALITADQIYRWRDISDVTGCDPYPIGVPVGADEYAVGAPEVAATSSLYIAPTVRVSLWTEGSEQQVFKSRPVWAVLQLWRQWGQFPTYAEMKQSAYKAIIGGANGIMWWGFVSGAGIEEEWYQRQNYQAYFDFKQLSGEVQALQSYLISPPQPQDLSSVSSNQIETRVKASPTQVVIFATSDSASAVNNVTFNLASIVTPSNSTVTVYSENRTLNLSGLSFTDSFAPYDAHVYIITLQ
- a CDS encoding HAD-IIIC family phosphatase yields the protein MEISKQRQEITDLIALGAAKEANVALVELWQQERSPGAASFVISSFEKLRGSLPLHPYRVAILRSFTVEPIAPLLRAAAFVNGIDLVVHVGDFNAYAQEILDGKSTLYEFKPDTVILAVQTRDIVPELWRDFSSLETADISKTIKHTISEFHNWAQAFRRQSHAHLIIHDLEQLGFSNQGILDNQSSKGQCASIREVNQGLGEVVQSVRGTYILDYDALVARHGRLGWHDERKWLTVRLPIGAGHLVHMAEEWLRFLQPLAGKIAKVLVLDLDNTLWGGIIGEDGFDGIQVGVEYPGAAFQALQRTAMDLYRRGILLAICSKNNLDEAMAVLEKHPHMLLRPQHFAAMRINWQDKPQNLREIAAELNVGIDSLALADDNPAERRRVRLDIPEMTVIDLPENPMEYAQALQECPAFERLTLSAEDRERPKYYVAERERTHLEQSSASREDFLRSLRQQAEVAGVSPGTVARVAQLTQKTNQFNLTTRRYSEQEISHMASLPDCQVLSIRVKDRFADNGLIGVAVTRDKDGVCELDTFLLSCRVIGRSVETALLSYLVACARARGNRELRGWFLPTKKNAPAKEFYSSHGFVMIDQNDKGSLWRLDLSNSSIPCPEWVEIISNGGDHN
- a CDS encoding EpsI family protein, translating into MGSWRMTVRLCIVAATLLGGTVLLHAMSHGEPVVARESFSSLPYSIGDWSGRQIPMTANPTDDARIVQALSVTDYTSREYTTGLSIPPVDLYIGYYASQRTGDTIHSPKNCLPGAGWEPTHVGDATITLLNGKKIVVNDYVIAQGLNKEQVFYWYQGRGRVIASEYWGKFWMIDDAITKNRTDGALVRVITPILGNDTAQARARLVNFTRQLFPLLGKYIPN
- a CDS encoding acyl carrier protein; this encodes MTLSIVQKIQRIAADLFQVPAESITVSSSPESIPNWDSVQQLNLILAVEQEFNVQFEPEELDRMHSIGDIISQLQTKSASQS
- a CDS encoding glycosyltransferase — protein: MAHCNRQELAHDLLFYYPTPNAEKLAPHVEKLTTLYRAAPAWLSQSSGSQRSESSKLRRLARHPGIAAMRNWISLVRQFPIARRLAQVIREGSYDLVHVNNTFTYQAPTLLAARLAGIPVVAHVRNPVTNTQFARFLARRARCLVSVADVHSENIRKMDASLRVVTCRDAVERVLVNPESSRLLHDALAKKGEILVGSLGRLDPQKGFEFLIRAAALVVKEAPNVRFAVAGDGTQKKQLEELIVSLSLQEHFRLIGFRSDSGNFLAALDVYAVSSLWEGLPLALLEAMQLKKAVVATAVGGIPEVVRDHVNGILVPPQETEKLAAAILEVIRNRELRFGLGDIAPKAAEPFCDLKARAAELDSLFPAVLDTRLHDEMRHRNARPTVM